A window of Spodoptera frugiperda isolate SF20-4 chromosome 17, AGI-APGP_CSIRO_Sfru_2.0, whole genome shotgun sequence contains these coding sequences:
- the LOC118276794 gene encoding uncharacterized protein LOC118276794 — protein MLIENVFIELRSRLRSCNVFITTGVDFTKNCSLKISIQTNCIVLNYYKDKDDKPKRRDSLSSIESLSDWCSDEEGEVSTVIPVRQFCKIIPNSMSCLKIDKSTISFRLLTEPKNGAGGNFYKELLSTNNMESSTKGNSLKLNVKAGEELRLTCANCCNVVSVNSVKFDRILELPTANLDMSEWFCHGNGHGHSHGHSHGETPQTSDTIIKPNKSDFLYRLTFFVVNNTILSDKTNKFNATRPVYHCNRCLAWLGLKEKDSVKLFNSEIKITHNDTESVIFAHKNEQDIHTDDFIYTIERMTREFNLGFQYTVMCKLVLECTVSAVKKQYLLIWVMDKELQVLRNNVQTILLEDRIELHSTTVTKILFKVEFCMNEEVESWVSDPGVVTTEISKGMFNNGLAHLEKMSQKVPECFRNTNGYCVSYLKV, from the coding sequence ATGTTGATTGAAAACGTTTTCATCGAGCTACGGTCTCGGTTGAGGAGCTGCAATGTATTCATTACAACTGGAGTGGATTTCACCAAGAATTGTAGTTTGAAAATAAGTATACAGACTAATTGTATTGTCTTGAATTATTATAAGGATAAGGATGATAAGCCTAAGAGAAGGGATAGTCTTTCTTCCATAGAAAGTCTCTCCGATTGGTGCTCGGACGAAGAAGGTGAAGTCAGCACTGTGATCCCAGTCCGACAGTTCTGTAAGATCATACCAAATTCTATGTCGTGTCTCAAAATAGATAAGAGTACAATATCATTCAGATTGCTGACTGAACCTAAGAACGGTGCCGGTGGTAACTTCTACAAAGAATTGCTATCCACGAATAACATGGAAAGTTCTACCAAAggaaatagtttaaaattaaatgtgaaagCCGGTGAAGAACTGCGGTTAACCTGCGCAAATTGTTGCAATGTAGTCTCCGTTAATAGTGTGAAATTCGACCGGATTTTGGAGTTACCAACAGCTAACTTGGACATGTCAGAGTGGTTTTGCCATGGGAACGGACATGGGCATAGCCATGGTCACAGCCACGGGGAGACTCCACAGACATCAGACACCATAATAAAGCCAAACAAAAGTGATTTTCTCTATAGACTGACTTTCTTTGTTgtgaataatacaattttatcggATAAGACCAACAAATTCAACGCTACGAGACCAGTGTATCATTGCAATAGATGTCTAGCGTGGCTGGGACTCAAGGAAAAGGATTCTGTGAAACTATTCAattcagaaattaaaataacgCATAATGATACAGAATCAGTGATATTCGCACACAAAAATGAACAGGATATACACAcagatgattttatttatacaatagaGAGAATGACTAGAGAATTTAACCTCGGATTCCAATATACAGTGATGTGTAAATTAGTCCTTGAATGTACTGTATCTGCTGTAAAGAAGCAGTATTTGTTAATATGGGTGATGGATAAAGAGTTGCAAGTGCTCAGAAATAATGTGCAGACTATATTATTGGAAGACCGTATTGAGCTACATTCCACTACGGTCACTAAAATCCTATTCAAAGTCGAATTTTGTATGAATGAGGAGGTAGAGTCCTGGGTTTCTGACCCAGGAGTGGTCACCACAGAGATATCAAAAGGCATGTTCAACAATGGACTTGCCCATTTGGAGAAAATGTCCCAAAAAGTACCGGAATGCTTCCGTAATACCAACGGTTACTGTGTAAGCTATCTTaaagtttga
- the LOC118276786 gene encoding m7GpppX diphosphatase: MSDSNNQKSDSEPSSKKIKIDHESGNNVSENQLQLKDFILEKILNNNTNRKTVCVLGKFKDKSGVALVILEKNAFKEEDLGNEGYFSVDTEVTTFFENDIYGNYECFPRSAINGVKTSIIYPATEKHIAKFSQQEVHIVLETPELYQKLTLPHLEKEQFNLQWVYNILEGKSEQDRIVYDNKCERDGFVLVPDLKWDGLTKETLYLLAIVRRRGIKSLRDLDGSHLPLLKRVRDEGKKKIFEKYNVPASQLRVYLHYQPSFYHLHVHFTYLRHEAPGIYAEKSHLLDTVINNIEMIPNYYQQATLPFTIREMDNIFNIYETNGHVQRIKQDSELIDK, from the exons ATGTCCGACAGTAATAATCAAAAGTCAGATTCGGAACCTagcagtaaaaaaattaaaattgaccaTGAAAGTGGGAATAATGTGAGTGAAAATCAGTTGCAACTTAAAGACTTTATATTGGAGAagattttaaacaataacacTAATAGGAAAACAGTGTGTGTGCTAGGAAAATTCAAAGACAAAAGTGGCGTGGCTTTGGTTATTTTAGAGAAAAATGCTTTCAAGGAAGAAGATTTGGGCAACGAAGGTTACTTTTCCGTAGATACTGAGGTAACAACGTTCTTCGAGAACGATATCTACGGGAATTACGAGTGTTTCCCTCGGTCGGCGATTAATG GTGTAAAGACATCAATAATATACCCCGCTACAGAGAAGCATATTGCCAAGTTCAGCCAACAGGAGGTGCATATTGTGCTGGAGACTCCCGAGCTGTACCAGAAGCTGACACTACCTCATTTGGAGAAGGAGCAGTTTAATTTACAG TGGGTATACAACATCCTTGAAGGCAAGAGTGAGCAGGACAGAATAGTGTACGACAATAAGTGTGAAAGAGACGGGTTCGTTCTGGTTCCGGATCTCAAGTGGGACGGGCTTACCAAGGAGACGCTGTACCTGCTGGCCATTGTGAGGAGACGGGGCATCAAGTCCTTGAGGGACCTGGATGGTAGCCACCTGCCGTTGCTGAAGAGGGTTCGGGACGAGGGCAAG AAAAAGATATTCGAGAAGTACAACGTGCCGGCGTCGCAGCTGCGGGTCTACCTCCACTACCAACCGTCGTTCTACCATCTGCACGTCCACTTCACGTACCTCCGCCACGAGGCGCCCGGCATCTATGCGGAGAAGTCACATCTACTCGACACCGTCATCAATAACATCGAAATGATACCAAACTACTACCAACAAGCAACACTACCATTCACAATCCGTGAAATGGACAACATTTTCAACATCTACGAAACAAATGGACATGTACAGAGAATCAAACAAGATAGTGAATTAAtcgataaataa